A section of the Acomys russatus chromosome 10, mAcoRus1.1, whole genome shotgun sequence genome encodes:
- the LOC127194174 gene encoding protein PALS2-like, whose amino-acid sequence MRSYINLERHPAHVHQVFVKCHFDYNPFNDNLIPCKEAGLKFSKGEILQIVNREDPNWWQASHVKEGGSAGLIPSQFLEEKRKAFVRRDWDNSGPFCGTISNNNKKEKKKMMYLTTRNAGFSESP is encoded by the exons ATGAGG AGTTACATCAATCTGGAGAGGCATCCAGCCCACGTCCATCAG GTCTTTGTCAAGTGTCATTTTGATTATAATCCTTTCAATGACAACCTGATACCCTGCAAAGAAGCAGGTCTGAAGTTTTCCAAAGGAGAAATTCTTCAGATTGTAAACAGAGAAGACCCCAACTGGTGGCAGG CTAGCCatgtgaaggagggaggaagtgctGGTCTGATTCCAAGCCAGTtcctggaagagaagagaaaggcattTGTTCGCAGAGACTGGGACAATTCAG GACCCTTTTGTGGAActataagcaacaacaacaaaaaagaaaagaaaaagatgatgtACCTCACAACCAGGAATGCAG